The proteins below come from a single Gossypium raimondii isolate GPD5lz chromosome 2, ASM2569854v1, whole genome shotgun sequence genomic window:
- the LOC105783351 gene encoding adenine nucleotide transporter BT1, chloroplastic/mitochondrial gives MSKGGVQMLDDKKEGFFSVCNLGSQWSLEQNNVYPGGLFASVGQMGIGFGVSPDSPNPRDNGGIKAPFSDFFLKYLPSQEEIRVVGVAEGEAASKTKKKVGLKLKIKVSNPSLRRLISGAIAGAVSRTCVAPLETIRTHLMVGSSGSSTLEVFNDIMQTDGWKGLFRGNFVNVIRVAPSKAIELFAFDTVNKQLSPTPGEEPKIPIPSSLVAGACAGVSSTLLTYPLELIKTRLTIEKNMYDGILDAFLKILQKEGPGELYRGLAPSLIGVIPYAATNYFAYDTLRKVYRKVLKDEKIGNIETLLIGSLAGAISSSATFPLEVARKQMQVGALNGRQVYKNVFHALSSILKQEGFHGLYKGLGPSCMKLVPAAGISFMCYEACKRILVDKDEEM, from the exons ATGAGCAAGGGAGGAGTTCAGATGCTTGATGACAAGAAAGAGGGGTTTTTCTCTGTATGTAATTTGGGGTCTCAGTGGAGTCTGGAACAGAATAATGTTTATCCAGGTGGGTTATTTGCAAGCGTTGGTCAGATGGGGATAGGATTTGGCGTATCCCCGGATTCCCCAAATCCCCGTGACAATGGTGGAATCAAAGCACCGTTTTCCgatttttttctgaaatattTACCATCACAAGAGGAAATACGTGTTGTTGGAGTAGCAGAAGGTGAAGCAGCTTCCAAGACAAAGAAGAAAGTtggattaaaactaaaaatcaagGTTTCTAATCCTTCATTGAGGAGGTTAATAAGCGGTGCCATAGCTGGGGCGGTTTCAAGGACTTGCGTCGCACCATTGGAGACCATAAGGACGCATTTGATGGTTGGGAGTAGTGGGAGTTCTACACTTGAAGTTTTCAATGATATAATGCAGACTGATGGGTGGAAGGGGTtgtttaggggtaattttgttaACGTGATTCGGGTTGCACCTAGCAAGGCAATAGAG CTATTTGCTTTCGATACTGTGAATAAGCAGTTATCACCCACACCTGGGGAAGAACCAAAGATTCCAATTCCTTCTTCATTAGTTGCAGGAGCTTGTGCTGGAGTCAGCTCAACATTGTTGACCTATCCTCTTGAGTTGATTAAGACTCGATTAACCATTGAG AAAAATATGTATGATGGTATACTTGATGCTTTCTTAAAAATACTGCAAAAGGAGGGCCCTGGTGAACTTTATAGAGGCCTTGCTCCTAGTCTCATTGGAGTAATTCCATATGCTGCCACTAACTATTTTGCATATGATACTTTACGGAAAGTGTACCGTAAAGTTTTGAAGGATGAGAAGATTGGCAACATCGAAACCCTTTTAATAGGATCACTAGCAGGGGCTATTTCAAGTAGTGCAACATTCCCACTTGAGGTGGCTCGCAAGCAAATGCAAGTAGGGGCGCTGAACGGAAGACAGGTGTACAAGAACGTGTTCCATGCACTGTCGAGCATTCTGAAGCAAGAAGGGTTTCATGGGTTATATAAAGGTTTGGGTCCAAGTTGCATGAAATTGGTACCTGCTGCTGGGATTTCATTCATGTGCTATGAAGCATGCAAAAGGATACTGGTAGACAAAGATGAGGAAATGTAG